In Papio anubis isolate 15944 chromosome 20, Panubis1.0, whole genome shotgun sequence, a single window of DNA contains:
- the LOC110741932 gene encoding WD repeat-containing protein 87-like produces MQAQEESMRAQEEKELAGPERGWSWSEEEEKITEEIKKGSPKGEKQTIGKEKKAKKKKKQTEKDEKAIEEEEQWIQEKLALQKEKLAHEERVWSQKDKKRAWKNKKEEEKEIMKEEGKLSQEDRKLAYDIMTKERDVAKKKKKTKEERKQAMRKLDMEEGIGSEEKEARFREENIRMKENQLFGILARIVRELVTVPSEEREITEGETSSIIEKSEIDGDRWEFFKEQRELIKEEKEQAQKHRKLVDRLVTKERMLTDKESSEEDQKLLEEVQENILFNKIQIQTMLKEFQKTNLLEKRQVEELLKKVEERELKKTQMKWLLDNLRIILLKDLYKGLTEKETEEGLIKKGKQEEILPKKEKRKHLIKKKKASMSEEELEDNLTKKLKEEGLTQKRKMEKRLTKEKERLIKKKEGPQEEKKSLSEEEWGRWSEEEEEESLSEEGEESLSEEGEESLTEEEEESLSEEGEESLSEEEEESLSEEEEESLSEEEEESLSEEEEESLSEEEESLSEEEESLSEEEEEEEMEEKAKEEEERQKDVESLSEEKEKESRLMEAMFSEEERVLKTKFPKKEVRLSKLVIEGEDLAEESEGTAKGEMHFKKEGLLDVRRDSRLMDKAVWPTVLKSPSKIPFQVTLEEKEGTSLKVLEDHLDSENRQGRQLLGVHPMTSSLGREENELLEKARGMFLQAMETGLETQVPEGLHRPEFQLSDTSMEPHKPKHRHKGERWKWFLGYQDSLMGETKGQAPAPVPAFSPEMPDRRYRRLAFSEASFSDEDWINNALQRLEAGKQLSRDSFHRLSQILRDFTSKRHLKWMRMSNLKVIAKHLRQNLELSPTDTLQLCKEVLSPVHLKEIPPIRKKETQKWLGLSSVPKAVLPSAIKRTQTPQAVSWHLLAESHRKKQAQQLSTALKEIKHLYPVTRDVPTAVCPSVDKKSLALVFEKDFPALRRKGEISKSHPSAKEEALPIPAPVIPPITKRIQVPKAMNWHLLEEPHRSAQVQRLSDALKEMEMQHFYPATRDMFTGAHASVDKQTLALMFQKDLGAFKGKGRPPKLPKLEKKAQSISKKKEEMPLWETFVALYHVLRMLQQRYAKDSAAWMEQFYQLMDLYQLKSPRIQRLLLELLQREELQPQETIYKNALKTKELAYGERLFYHLFCGHSHDPAGPLKFQDVVPLPGQNNVHTIQPEGIAQYGFLQLAWKSLPQVSPHRIERLPSIPTPTMIGLNIRTLGFYGKMSLGHRF; encoded by the exons ATGCAGGCCCAGGAGGAAAGCATGAGGgcccaggaagagaaagagctaGCTGGGCCAGAGAGAGGATGGAGCTGGtctgaggaagaggaaaaaatcaCAGAGGAAATCAAGAAAGGGTCCCCAAAAGGAGAGAAACAGAccataggaaaagagaaaaaagctaagaaaaagaagaaacagactgAGAAAGATGAGAAAGCAATTGAGGAAGAAGAACAATGGATTCAGGAAAAACTAGCCTTACAAAAGGAGAAACTGGCCCACGAAGAGAGAGTATGGAGTCAGAAAGACAAGAAACGGGcctggaaaaacaagaaagag gaagagaaagaaattatgaaagaagAGGGCAAATTGTCCCAGGAAGACAGGAAACTGGCCTATGACATTATGACCAAGGAGAGAGATGTtgccaagaagaaaaagaaaaccaaagaggaaagaaaacaggcaatgagaaaactggatatgGAAGAAGGGATTGGTTCTGAAGAGAAAGAGGCTCGCTTCagggaagaaaatataagaatgaaAGAGAATCAACTGTTTGGGATCCTGGCACGAATAGTTAGAGAATTGGTTACAGTTCcttcagaagaaagagaaataactgAGGGAGAGACATCATCCATTATAGAAAAGAGTGAAATTGATGGCGACAGGTGGGAATTTTTTAAGGAACAGAGGGAATTAATTAAAGAAGAGAAGGAACAGGCTCAGAAACATAGGAAACTAGTAGACAGACTGGTCACCAAAGAGAGAATGCTAACTGATAAAGAGAGCTCAGAGGAGGACCAAAAGTTATTAGAGGAGGTCCAGGAAAATATACTATTCAATAAAATCCAGATACAGACTATGTTAAAGGAGTTTCAGAAGACAAATTTGTTAGAAAAAAGGCAGGTAGAGGAGCTTCTGAAGAAAGTTGAGGAGCGTGAACTAAAGAAGACTCAGATGAAGTGGTTATTAGATAATCTCAGAATTATACTATTAAAGGACTTATATAAGGGCTTGACTGAGAAGGAAACAGAGGAAGGTCTAATTAAGAAAGGGAAACAGGAGGAGATTCTgcccaagaaagagaaaaggaaacatctgattaagaagaaaaaagcaagtatGAGTGAAGAGGAATTGGAGGATAACTTGACTAAGAAGCTAAAGGAAGAGGGTTTgactcaaaaaaggaaaatggaaaagaggttgactaaagagaaagagaggctgattaagaaaaaagagggcccacaagaagaaaagaagagcctTAGCGAAGAGGAGTGGGGGCGCtggagtgaggaggaggaagaggagagcctgagtgaggagggagaggagagcttgagtgaggagggagaggagagcttgactgaagaggaggaggagagcctgagtgaggagggagaggagagcttgagtgaagaggaggaggagagcctgagtgaggaggaggaggagagcttgagtgaggaggaggaggagagcttgagtgaggaggaggaggaaagcctgagtgaggaggaggagagcttgagtgaggaggaggagagcttgagtgaagaggaagaggaagaggaaatggaggaaaaagcgaaggaggaggaggaaaggcagaaGGATGTGGAAAGCCTgagtgaagagaaggaaaaggagagcagACTTATGGAGGCAATGTTCTCAGAAGAGGAGAGAGTATTGAAAACAAAGTTCCCAAAGAAAGAGGTGAGATTATCCAAGCTGGTGATAGAAGGTGAGGATCTTGCTGAGGAAAGCGAGGGTACAGCTAAAGGagaaatgcattttaagaaaGAGGGCTTGCTTGATGTAAGGAGAGACTCCAGACTTATGGACAAGGCTGTGTGGCCAACAGTTCTGAAGAGCCCCTCCAAAATACCATTCCAGGTAACCCTGGAGGAAAAAGAGGGAACATCCCTGAAAGTGTTAGAGGATCACTTGGATTCTGAAAACAGACAGGGCCGTCAACTTCTTGGAGTACACCCCATGACAAGTTCactgggaagagaagagaatgaactCTTGGAGAAAGCCAGGGGTATGTTTTTACAAGCCATGGAAACAGGCTTAGAGACCCAGGTCCCAGAAGGTCTCCACAGGCCAGAGTTTCAATTATCTGATACTTCCATGGAACCACACAAACCTAAACACAGACACAAAGGTGAAAGATGGAAGTGGTTCTTGGGGTATCAGGATTCTTTGATGGGGGAAACTAAGGGTCAGGCTCCAGCTCCAGTCCCAGCCTTTTCACCTGAAATGCCAGATAGGAGATATCGAAGGCTGGCCTTCTCAGAAGCAAGCTTCTCAGACGAGGATTGGATTAACAATGCCTTACAAAGGTTGGAAGCAGGAAAGCAACTTTCCAGGGACAGTTTTCATCGACTGAGTCAGATCCTCAGAGACTTTACTTCAAAGAGACACTTGAAATGGATGCGTATGTCCAATCTTAAGGTCATTGCTAAACATCTCAGGCAGAACCTAGAGTTAAGTCCCACTGATACATTACAACTCTGTAAGGAAGTTTTGAGTCCGGTGCACTTAAAAGAGATCCCtccaattagaaaaaaagaaacacagaaatggTTGGGGCTGTCCTCTGTGCCCAAAGCAGTATTACCATCAGCCATCAAGAGGACTCAGACCCCACAGGCTGTCAGCTGGCATCTCTTAGCTGAGTCCCATAGGAAGAAGCAGGCACAACAGTTATCCACTGCTCTCAAGGAGATAAAGCACCTTTATCCAGTCACAAGGGATGTTCCTACAGCTGTTTGTCCCTCTGTGGATAAGAAATCTCTAGCCTTGGTATTTGAGAAGGACTTCCCAGCCTTGAGGAGGAAGGGTGAGATCTCCAAATCTCACCCTTCGGCAAAGGAGGAAGCACTGCCCATCCCTGCTCCAGTGATACCACCAATTACCAAGAGGATTCAAGTCCCAAAGGCTATGAACTGGCATCTTTTGGAAGAGCCTCACAGGAGTGCGCAGGTACAACGGTTATCTGATGCCCTCAAAGAGATGGAGATGCAACATTTTTATCCTGCCACAAGAGACATGTTCACAGGTGCCCATGCCTCTGTGGACAAACAAACTCTAGCACTAATGTTTCAGAAGGATCTCGGGGCTTTTAAGGGTAAGGGCAGGCCCCCTAAATTGCCCAAGTTGGAGAAGAAGGCACaatccatctctaaaaagaaggaagagatgcCTTTGTGGGAGACGTTTGTGGCACTGTACCATGTTTTGCGGATGCTGCAGCAGCGATATGCAAAAGACAGTGCTGCTTGGATGGAACAGTTCTACCAGCTCATGGACCTGTACCAACTTAAGTCCCCTAGAATCCAGAGGCTTCTACTAGAGTTACTGCAGAGAGAGGAACTTCAACCCCAAGAGACCATCTACAAAAATGCCCTGAAGACCAAGGAGCTAGCATATGGTGAGCGTTTGTTCTACCACCTGTTTTGTGGTCATTCCCATGACCCTGCAGGTCCCCTCAAGTTCCAGGATGTGGTACCCCTCCCTGGGCAGAAcaatgtccatactatccaacCTGAGGGCATTGCCCAGTATGGCTTCCTACAACTTGCCTGGAAAAGCCTACCGCAAGTCAGTCCTCACCGTATTGAGAGGCTGCCCAGTATTCCTACTCCTACTATGATTGGGCTTAATATTAGGACTTTGGGATTCTATGGGAAAATGAGCCTGGGCCACAGATTTTAA
- the LOC101015460 gene encoding 60S ribosomal protein L39, with product MSSHKTFRIKRFLAKKQKQNRPIPQWIRMKTGNKIRYNSKRRHWRRTKLGL from the coding sequence ATGTCTTCTCACAAGACTTTCAGGATTAAGCGATTCCtggccaagaaacaaaagcaaaatcgtCCCATTCCCCAGTGGATTCggatgaaaactggaaataaaataaggtaCAACTCCAAAAGGAGACACTGGAGAAGAACCAAGCTGGGTCTATAA
- the LOC101015815 gene encoding WD repeat-containing protein 87-like, which translates to MTTHLSIDEEPKNDVVLLSDWPETLYWESHHRQNKPFVCFYYSIKVNCFVSLNWMEPGGKMQAVLWIQKKGTEMKGTVEKMRLRVMDQLPPIQAMVHTGSYHMLIAYCGDMRLRLFGDHHQAFRCLGTVPCHFSTSCLFYDPATELLLCGTLGAVVTWFILPNGRSIEMAQIVPMANHELVQGFSLNGPQGSLLALCEDTVRVFIHRGQGQLEEVKKFTPVASGSSITCSFTCVSQGNFYAGNMAGEIHAWGLDQGNFLHSFQAHSSSVICIHSRPEIHTLLTAGSEGTVREWNLTYGNLLRQLNVDEDLQRLQFIDNTTFFCQTTYSFSLHHLPYFYSLFNVCGSAPRQVQRVCCGHNWTRILCATEDGLLRFLSPVTGDLLVITWPLLVMDKALAWAYDSEREELFVALGSSEVLVFDATRSPCTVKYLVCTSADGKDRVRCLAYGRSHLQKGLGGLMFCGHESGIVRILSHYSRARIEKPVHSGAVLALSTLEGLQENALLCSYGMDNIIHLTEAVLQVNKVVLQPVSKILCGCPLKHVILLPGSVGAITESYCWRLWHYEGSLTSSESKQSFVWRETKCLHECDITSFDVCLPLKLFVTGGIDGSVRIWDFHGRLVTEIDSALHFGPLCFANNRGDLLLTFNQSIYIVSCLKLLPPAQLVHLRILKNADEIQEVPKPFLPSFFFMFETVFVPRFVYLGRGRQELQGLETLVNKRFIAFDNTVPHVVEEERSMSLVIQKTKFPLFEAKDIDFSTLDSKHNRPRHEVPAQLQLAGWDGFNAYQMLRCFFGQGRQWPFAPDGYIPNSVIRARLWPEGTPVFLCCDLYSSYQVKDWDLSSMTLVEEKMSRSQQKDKSKERKGTSLDILESMANQNWMRRNYSGRLMDDLIEAILNLTIYCSVEEYKRYFRVLKRIFATCQISSESVSKTAHHLLQDTTHSNPHIRELAWEVLDRLGLMNHHFAIPLTMGLMDSDENVRAKALYLMVRVTGIQTKTRLVQLLKKQETLRKMQQEIIGEITLGQLLNIQAEDIQSLLIHVEQQLNENLTLLQREKSLTFSFDIPWSEELKVFSKDMLVPLSETVKITKPKKRKRHFQERSRKLIKKDLRVARKHRKTKLGKSVSMLMPSEDAGEQREARKSEQVETQHVTLEPELPLSSLSTVKSQDYAETEKEVILQVMEAMEATEALEATDTMEAIDQGSMKDYGDVISKLERKEHIKRLWKKAMRKSHRIADVQWKEKQDLKDVSEVTTEEPKEDVIKIDEQEEGKWKKSEKKKTRGLAGTPGHASRPDTRSWRDDICSLVTSRIASSHPGMLRDLGKELVGLAGVILADRQPSWNLFQEICPLLKDSSSVSLELDDRVLEETPTITKQVIKGGVKDKRTGVLTEQEDKKALKEDEKFSQEEKEKKAVFPADRLVLEKRKFKRKMGKLAKQERRKRPGNWGNWFRITGQNQRKNCRERRNQPKIKRN; encoded by the exons atgacCACTCATCTCtcg ATTGATGAAGAACCAAAGAATGATGTGGTTCTACTGAGTGACTGGCCTGAGACTCTATACTGGGAGTCTCACCATCGCCAGAACAAGCCTTTTGTCTGCTTCTACTACTCCATCAAGGTCAACTGTTTTGTCTCCTTAAACTGGATGGAACCTGGTGGAAAAATGCAG GCAGTACTTTGGATACAGAAAAAGGGTACAGAAATGAAAGGAACGGTAGAGAAGATGAGGCTTCGCGTGATGGATCAGCTGCCGCCCATCCAAGCAATGGTCCACACAGGTTCCTACCACATGTTAATTGCTTACTGTGGTGACATGCGCCTAAGGCTTTTTGGAGATCACCATCAAGCGTTCAGATGTCTGGGTACAGTGCCCTGTCATTTCTCCACCAGCTGCCTCTTCTATGATCCAGCAACTGAGTTGCTGCTATGTGGTACCCTGGGGGCTGTGGTTACCTGGTTTATCTTACCAAATGGCAGGAGCATCGAGATGGCTCAAATAGTCCCTATGGCTAATCATGAGCTTGTACAGGGATTTTCCCTGAATGGCCCCCAGGGATCCCTGTTGGCTCtgtgtgaggatacagtgagGGTCTTCATTCACCGGGGTCAGGGCCAGCTGGAAGAAGTGAAGAAGTTCACGCCTGTCGCCAGTGGCTCTTCCATCACTTGCTCCTTTACTTGTGTCTCTCAGGGCAATTTCTACGCTGGAAACATGGCTGGAGAGATCCACGCTTGGGGTTTAGACCAGGGTAACTTCCTCCACAGCTTTCAAGCCCATTCCTCATCAGTGATATGTATCCATAGCCGGCCAGAGATCCACACCTTACTAACAGCAGGCAGTGAAGGCACAGTGAGGGAATGGAATCTCACTTATGGGAACTTGCTGCGGCAGCTGAATGTTGACGAGGATCTTCAGAGACTGCAGTTTATTGATAATACCACTTTTTTCTGCCAGACCACCTACAGTTTTTCATTGCATCACCTGCCCTACTTTTATAGCCTCTTCAATGTCTGTGGTTCTGCTCCCCGGCAGGTGCAGCGGGTCTGCTGCGGCCATAACTGGACTCGGATTCTATGTGCCACTGAGGATGGTTTATTGCGCTTCTTATCTCCAGTAACAGGGGATCTCCTGGTTATCACCTGGCCTTTACTTGTGATGGATAAGGCTTTGGCTTGGGCCTATGACTCAGAGAGAGAGGAGCTCTTTGTGGCATTAGGCAGTTCAGAGGTGCTGGTGTTTGATGCAACACGCTCTCCTTGTACAGTCAAGTATCTTGTGTGCACTTCAGCAGACGGTAAGGATAGAGTAAGATGCTTGGCTTATGGGAGGTCCCATCTGCAAAAAGGCCTAGGAGGATTGATGTTCTGTGGGCATGAGAGTGGCATTGTGAGAATCCTTTCCCACTACAGTCGTGCCCGAATAGAGAAGCCTGTTCACTCTGGGGCAGTATTGGCATTGTCTACCCTGGAAGGCCTTCAGGAAAATGCCTTGCTCTGTTCCTATGGCATGGATAACATCATACACTTGACAGAGGCCGTGCTTCAGGTGAACAAGGTAGTCCTTCAGCCTGTCAGCAAAATCCTCTGTGGCTGCCCTCTAAAACATGTGATACTCTTGCCAGGTTCTGTGGGTGCCATCACTGAAAGCTACTGCTGGCGTCTCTGGCACTATGAAGGCTCTCTGACATCTTCAGAATCAAAACAGAGCTTTGTGTGGAGAGAGACAAAATGCCTGCATGAGTGTGACATCACTTCATTTGATGTCTGCCTTCCCCTGAAACTTTTTGTCACAGGTGGCATTGATGGCTCAGTCCGGATCTGGGACTTCCACGGTAGACTTGTAACTGAGATCGACTCAGCCCTGCATTTTGGCCCACTCTGCTTTGCCAATAATCGAGGTGACCTGTTGTTGACTTTCAACCAGAGTATCTACATAGTATCTTGCTTAAAGCTTCTCCCTCCAGCTCAGCTGGTTCACCTGCGTATCCTAAAAAATGCAGATGAAATACAAGAAGTCCCTAAACCCTTCCTTCCTAGCTTCTTCTTTATGTTTGAAACAGTATTTGTACCCAGATTTGTCTACCTTGGAAGAGGGCGGCAGGAATTACAGGGGCTAGAGACCCTTGTCAACAAACGGTTCATTGCCTTCGACAATACTGTGCCTCATGTTgtagaagaagagagaagcatGTCCCTTGTGATTCAAAAGACCAAATTTCCTTTGTTTGAGGCTAAGGATATTGATTTCTCTACTCTTGATTCCAAGCATAATCGTCCCCGACATGAGGTTCCTGCTCAGTTGCAGCTGGCTGGCTGGGATGGATTCAATGCCTACCAAATGCTACGGTGCTTCTTTGGTCAAGGGCGGCAATGGCCCTTTGCTCCCGATGGCTACATCCCTAACTCAGTGATCCGTGCCCGCCTTTGGCCTGAGGGTACCCCAGTCTTCCTATGCTGTGATCTGTATTCATCCTACCAAGTTAAGGACTGGGACTTGTCATCTATGACTCTAGTAGAAGAGAAAATGTCAAGGAGTCAACAGAAGGATAAATCCAAGGAGCGAAAAGGAACTTCCCTTGATATTCTTGAAAGCATGGCAAACCAAAATTGGATGAGAAGAAACTATAGTGGAAGGCTTATGGATGATTTAATAGAGGCCATCCTCAACCTCACAATTTACTGCTCTGTAGAGGAATACAAGAGATATTTTAGGGTACTTAAACGTATTTTTGCCACTTGCCAGATATCTTCAGAGTCGGTTTCTAAGACTGCCCATCACCTCCTGCAAGATACAACCCATTCCAATCCACATATCCGTGAGCTAGCCTGGGAGGTACTGGATAGGCTAGGCCTCATGAACCATCATTTTGCTATTCCACTGACTATGGGATTGATGGACAGTGATGAGAATGTGCGGGCTAAGGCCTTATACCTTATGGTAAGAGTCACAGGCATCCAAACCAAGACCAGGCTGGTACAACTGCTGAAGAAACAAGAAACTCTCCGGAAAATGCA GCAAGAAATTATCGGGGAAATCACTCTGGGACAACTGCTGAATATTCAAGCTGAAGATATACAGTCCCTGCTTATTCATGTGGAGCAGCAGCTAAATGAAAACTTGACCTTGTTACAAAGAGAAAAGtcacttactttttcttttgatatacCATGGTCTGAAGAACTTAAGGTCTTTTCTAAAGACATGCTCGTACCTTTGTCAGAAACTGTAAAGATCaccaaaccaaagaaaagaaagagacattttCAAGAAAGGAGCAGAAAGCTTA TTAAAAAGGACCTGAGAGTTGCCAggaagcacagaaagacaaagttgGGAAAGTCTGTTTCCATGTTGATGCCTTCAGAAGATGCAGGTGAACAAAGAGAGGCCAGGAAATCAGAGCAAGTTGAAACCCAACATGTTACCTTAGAGCCAGAGCTACCACTGAGTTCTTTAAGCACAGTCAAATCCCAGGATTATGCTGAAACAGAGAAGGAGGTCATTTTACAAGTTATGGAGGCCATGGAGGCCACAGAAGCCCTAGAGGCCACAGATACCATGGAAGCCATAGATCAAGGTAGCATGAAAGATTATGGAGACGTGATCTCTAAGctggaaagaaaagaacacattAAAAGGCTTTGGAAAAAGGCAATGAGAAAAAGCCACAGAATAGCAGATGTGCAGTGGAAAGAGAAACAAGATTTGAAGGATGTTTCAGAGGTGACAACAGAAGAACCTAAGGAAGATGTCATAAAAATTGATGAGCAAGAAGAAGGTAAAtggaagaaaagtgaaaagaagaaGACCCGGGGTTTGGCTGGGACCCCTGGACATGCAAGTAGACCAGACACCAGATCTTGGAGGGATGACATTTGCTCTCTTGTCACTTCAAGGATAGCAAGTTCCCATCCAGGAATGTTAAGGGATCTGGGCAAAGAATTGGTAGGCCTGGCTGGGGTGATACTTGCTGACCGACAGCCCAGCTGGAATCTCTTCCAAGAGATATGCCCCCTTTTAAAGGATTCAAGCTCAGTCTCATTAGAATTAGATGACAGAGTATTGGAAGAAACACCCACCATAACAAAACAAGTCATTAAAGGGGGTGTCAAGGACAAAAGGACAGGAGTATTGACAGAACAAGAGGATAAAAAAGCATTAAAGGAAGATGAGAAATTTtctcaagaagaaaaggaaaagaaagctgtTTTCCCAGCAGATCGCTTAGtcttggagaaaaggaaatttaaaagaaaaatggggaaactGGCCaagcaagaaaggagaaagaggcctGGGAACTGGGGAAACTGGTTCAGGATCACTGGACAAAACCAGAGGAAAAAttgcagagaaagaagaaaccaaccaaagataaaaagaaactga